Proteins encoded by one window of Streptomyces sp. LX-29:
- a CDS encoding M1 family metallopeptidase, with translation MRHRLIVPSAAAAALLLAIPASAAEGTPGAPGLGDTYYPTSGNGGYDVSHYDLRLKYQPKTDLLEGTATLNATAKQDLSRFNLDFALQVDSVLVGGRKATFAATGDHELEITPARQLDAGKPFTVVVRYKGTPSEVEVNGFSAWLRTPDGAVVANQPEGGWWWFPSNDHPTDKATYDISVAVPDGTQTISNGTLQSTSSRAGWTRYNWRSNKPQATYLATLAVGKFDVTTDTTAGGLPVINAYSKDLGDNAGAARASVERTAEVADWLSEVFGPYPFNALGGYVPNTKTGYALETQTRPFYSPRQFANGANVSVVVHELAHQWYGDNVSLKDWRDIWINEGFARYSQWLWSEKEGEGTAQEIADYVYASRAADDPFWKVKPGDPGAENQFHIAVYDRGALALQALRNEIGDEDFFTILKQWQTENRYGTASVRDFEKFAEKVSGKPLSTLFDTWLFTPSKPTVGPGKTGSIAERAAESAKAKARGKQAAPQVKQPRSWKQIQATNGVHEHKHRHGH, from the coding sequence GTGCGTCACAGACTCATCGTCCCGAGCGCGGCCGCGGCCGCCCTGTTGCTGGCGATCCCGGCATCGGCGGCCGAAGGCACCCCGGGCGCCCCCGGCCTCGGGGACACCTACTACCCGACCAGCGGCAACGGCGGGTATGACGTCTCCCACTACGATCTGCGCCTGAAGTACCAGCCGAAGACCGACCTCCTGGAAGGCACGGCGACCCTCAACGCCACCGCCAAGCAGGACCTGTCGCGCTTCAACCTCGACTTCGCCCTCCAGGTCGACTCCGTCCTGGTCGGCGGCAGGAAGGCGACCTTCGCCGCCACCGGTGACCACGAGCTGGAGATCACCCCGGCCAGGCAGCTGGACGCGGGCAAGCCGTTCACCGTCGTGGTGCGGTACAAGGGCACCCCCTCCGAGGTCGAGGTCAACGGGTTCTCCGCCTGGCTGCGCACCCCGGACGGCGCCGTGGTGGCCAACCAGCCGGAGGGCGGCTGGTGGTGGTTCCCCAGCAACGACCACCCGACCGACAAGGCCACCTACGACATCTCGGTCGCGGTGCCGGACGGCACCCAGACCATCAGCAACGGCACGCTGCAGTCGACCAGTTCGCGGGCCGGCTGGACGCGCTACAACTGGCGCTCCAACAAGCCGCAGGCCACCTACCTGGCCACGCTGGCGGTGGGCAAGTTCGACGTCACCACCGACACCACGGCCGGCGGACTGCCGGTCATCAACGCCTACAGCAAGGACCTGGGCGACAACGCGGGCGCCGCGCGCGCCAGCGTCGAGCGCACCGCCGAGGTCGCCGACTGGCTGAGCGAGGTCTTCGGGCCGTACCCGTTCAACGCGCTGGGCGGCTATGTGCCGAACACCAAGACCGGCTACGCGCTGGAGACCCAGACCCGGCCGTTCTACAGCCCGCGGCAGTTCGCGAACGGCGCCAACGTGTCGGTGGTCGTGCACGAGTTGGCGCACCAGTGGTACGGCGACAACGTCTCGCTCAAGGACTGGCGCGACATCTGGATCAACGAGGGCTTCGCCCGCTACTCGCAGTGGCTGTGGTCGGAGAAGGAGGGCGAGGGCACCGCCCAGGAGATCGCGGACTACGTCTACGCCTCGCGCGCCGCCGACGACCCGTTCTGGAAGGTCAAGCCGGGCGACCCGGGCGCGGAGAACCAGTTCCACATCGCGGTCTACGACCGTGGCGCGCTGGCGCTCCAGGCGCTGCGCAACGAGATCGGCGACGAGGACTTCTTCACCATCCTCAAGCAGTGGCAGACGGAGAACCGCTACGGCACCGCCTCGGTCCGCGACTTCGAGAAGTTCGCCGAGAAGGTCTCCGGCAAGCCGCTCTCCACGCTCTTCGACACCTGGCTGTTCACGCCGTCCAAGCCCACCGTGGGCCCCGGCAAGACCGGCTCGATCGCGGAGCGGGCCGCCGAGTCCGCGAAGGCGAAGGCGCGGGGGAAGCAGGCCGCGCCCCAGGTCAAGCAGCCCAGGTCGTGGAAGCAGATCCAGGCCACCAACGGCGTCCACGAGCACAAGCACCGGCACGGGCACTGA
- a CDS encoding MerR family transcriptional regulator has product MTTGTGTGDATLTVDELAARAGVTVRTVRFYSTRGLLPPPVLGPRRVGHYGPEHLSRLALIEELQHHGMTLAAIERYLDQLPAELTAHDLAIHRALVASWLPDAPRETSRAQLERRAGRALTEEDIDRLAAMSVLTRTEDPDVFRTDPGILHLGMRLLDVPIGLEAIRAAHTVVEEHTRSAARELSRLFRDEVWGEELHEIKSLSAHMQPLVVQALVVAFQRSLKQELRAWYGED; this is encoded by the coding sequence ATGACGACGGGCACCGGGACCGGGGATGCGACGCTCACCGTCGACGAGTTGGCCGCCCGCGCCGGGGTGACCGTCCGCACGGTGCGCTTCTACAGCACCCGGGGGCTGTTGCCGCCGCCGGTGCTGGGGCCGCGCCGGGTCGGCCACTACGGCCCCGAGCACCTGTCCCGCTTGGCGCTGATCGAGGAGCTCCAGCACCACGGGATGACGCTGGCCGCCATCGAACGCTACCTCGACCAGCTCCCCGCCGAGCTGACCGCGCACGACCTGGCCATCCACCGCGCCCTGGTGGCGTCCTGGCTCCCGGACGCGCCCCGGGAGACCAGCCGGGCACAGTTGGAGCGGCGGGCCGGGCGGGCGCTCACGGAGGAGGACATCGACCGGCTGGCCGCGATGAGCGTGCTGACCCGCACGGAGGACCCGGACGTGTTCCGGACCGACCCCGGGATCCTGCATCTGGGCATGCGGCTGCTGGACGTGCCGATCGGGCTGGAGGCGATCCGGGCCGCCCACACCGTGGTGGAGGAGCACACCCGCTCGGCCGCGCGCGAGCTGAGCCGGCTGTTCCGGGACGAGGTGTGGGGCGAGGAGCTGCACGAGATCAAGTCGCTCTCCGCCCATATGCAGCCGCTGGTCGTCCAGGCGCTGGTGGTCGCCTTCCAGCGGTCGCTGAAGCAGGAGCTGCGGGCCTGGTACGGGGAGGACTGA
- a CDS encoding 3-hydroxyacyl-CoA dehydrogenase NAD-binding domain-containing protein, with product MSESLAATSPAGGEAVPATAPEAPAIRWEQDDTGVVTLVLDDPGQSANTMNRAFTEALAAVADRAEAERDGIRGIIVTSAKKTFFAGGDLRDMIRIGPDQAQPAYDTGLAIKRDLRRLETLGKPVVAAINGSALGGGYEIALACHHRVALDTPGSKIGLPEVTLGLLPAGGGVVRAVRLLGITDALLKVLLEGRRYDPRRALAQGLVHELAATPEELLAKARAFIDAHPESQQPWDVKGYRIPGGTPAQPKFAANLPAFPATLRKQLAGAPYPAPRNILAAAVESAQVDFETAQVIEARYFTELVTGQVAKNMIQAFFFDLQAVNSGLSRPDGIEPRRVRKVAVLGAGMMGAGIAYACAKAGIEVVLKDVSPEAAAKGKAYSAGLLDKALAKGRTTEAERDALLARITPTADPAELAGCDAVIEAVFEDPALKRKVFQEIESVVAPDALLCSNTSTLPITQLAEGVGRPEDFIGLHFFSPVDKMALVEIIKGERTGDEALARAFDLVRQIRKTPIVVNDSRGFFTSRVIGQFVNEGVAMVGEGIEPASIEQAAAQAGYPAKVLSLLDELTLTLPRKIREESRRAVEEAGGTWRPHPADAVVDRMVDEFGRPGRSGGAGFYDYDPETGRRGRLWPGLREHFTTEGAGIPFRDMQERMLFAEALDTVRLLEEGVLTSVADANIGSILGIGFPGWTGGVLQYINGYQGGPGREEPVGPGREEPVGAGREEPVGPGREELVGLPGFVARARQLQEAYGERFAPPPLLLDKAAKGERFGDTAG from the coding sequence ATGAGCGAGTCACTCGCAGCGACTTCCCCGGCGGGCGGCGAGGCCGTCCCGGCGACTGCCCCCGAGGCCCCGGCCATCCGCTGGGAGCAGGACGACACCGGCGTCGTCACCCTGGTTCTCGACGACCCGGGCCAGTCGGCCAACACCATGAACCGGGCCTTCACCGAGGCCCTCGCGGCGGTCGCCGACCGTGCCGAGGCCGAGCGGGACGGTATCCGCGGCATCATCGTCACCTCCGCCAAGAAGACCTTCTTCGCCGGCGGCGACCTCCGGGACATGATCCGGATCGGCCCGGACCAGGCCCAGCCGGCCTATGACACCGGCCTGGCGATCAAGCGCGACCTGCGCCGCCTGGAGACGCTGGGCAAGCCGGTGGTGGCCGCCATCAACGGGTCGGCGCTCGGCGGGGGTTACGAGATCGCGCTCGCCTGCCACCACCGGGTCGCGCTGGACACCCCCGGCTCGAAGATCGGCCTGCCGGAGGTGACGCTCGGCCTGCTCCCGGCCGGCGGCGGGGTGGTCCGCGCCGTACGGCTGCTGGGCATCACCGACGCCCTGCTCAAGGTGTTGCTCGAGGGCCGGCGGTACGACCCGCGGCGGGCGCTGGCGCAGGGGCTGGTGCACGAGCTGGCCGCCACCCCGGAGGAGCTGCTGGCCAAGGCACGCGCCTTCATCGACGCCCACCCCGAGTCCCAGCAGCCCTGGGACGTCAAGGGGTACAGGATCCCGGGCGGCACCCCGGCGCAGCCGAAGTTCGCCGCCAACCTGCCCGCCTTCCCGGCGACCCTGAGGAAGCAGCTGGCCGGCGCCCCGTATCCGGCGCCGCGCAACATCCTGGCCGCCGCCGTGGAGAGCGCCCAGGTGGACTTCGAGACCGCGCAGGTCATCGAGGCCCGCTACTTCACCGAGCTGGTGACCGGCCAGGTCGCCAAGAACATGATCCAGGCGTTCTTCTTCGACCTCCAGGCGGTCAACTCCGGTCTCAGCCGCCCGGACGGGATCGAGCCGCGCCGGGTGCGCAAGGTCGCCGTGTTGGGCGCCGGGATGATGGGCGCGGGCATCGCCTACGCCTGCGCGAAGGCGGGCATCGAGGTGGTGCTCAAGGACGTCTCCCCGGAGGCCGCGGCCAAGGGCAAGGCGTACTCCGCCGGGCTGCTGGACAAGGCGCTGGCCAAGGGGCGGACCACCGAGGCCGAGCGGGACGCGCTGCTGGCCCGCATCACGCCGACCGCCGACCCTGCCGAGCTCGCCGGCTGCGACGCCGTCATCGAGGCGGTCTTCGAGGACCCGGCGCTGAAGCGGAAGGTCTTCCAGGAGATCGAGTCCGTGGTGGCGCCGGACGCCCTGCTGTGCTCCAACACCTCCACCCTGCCCATCACCCAGCTCGCCGAAGGGGTGGGCCGCCCGGAGGACTTCATCGGGCTGCACTTCTTCTCGCCCGTCGACAAGATGGCCCTGGTCGAGATCATCAAGGGCGAGCGGACCGGCGACGAGGCGCTGGCCCGCGCCTTCGACCTGGTGCGACAGATCCGCAAGACCCCCATCGTGGTCAACGACTCGCGCGGCTTCTTCACCTCCCGTGTCATCGGCCAGTTCGTCAACGAGGGAGTGGCGATGGTGGGGGAGGGCATCGAGCCCGCCTCCATCGAGCAGGCGGCGGCCCAGGCCGGCTACCCCGCCAAGGTGCTGTCCCTGCTGGACGAGCTCACCCTCACCCTGCCGCGCAAGATCCGCGAGGAGAGCCGGCGGGCGGTCGAGGAGGCCGGCGGCACCTGGCGGCCGCACCCGGCGGACGCGGTCGTCGACCGCATGGTCGACGAGTTCGGGCGGCCCGGGCGCAGCGGCGGCGCCGGCTTCTACGACTACGACCCGGAGACCGGGCGGCGGGGCCGGCTGTGGCCCGGGCTGCGCGAGCACTTCACCACCGAGGGCGCCGGGATCCCGTTCCGCGACATGCAGGAGCGGATGCTCTTCGCCGAGGCGCTGGACACCGTCCGGCTGCTGGAGGAGGGCGTCCTCACCTCGGTCGCCGACGCCAACATCGGCTCCATCCTCGGCATCGGCTTCCCCGGCTGGACCGGTGGCGTCCTGCAGTACATCAACGGTTATCAGGGTGGGCCAGGGCGGGAGGAACCCGTTGGGCCAGGGCGGGAGGAACCCGTTGGGGCAGGGCGGGAGGAACCCGTTGGGCCAGGGCGGGAGGAGCTCGTCGGGCTGCCCGGCTTCGTGGCCCGCGCCCGGCAGCTCCAGGAGGCGTACGGCGAGCGCTTCGCCCCGCCGCCGCTGCTGTTGGACAAGGCGGCGAAGGGCGAGCGGTTCGGCGACACCGCCGGCTGA
- a CDS encoding acetyl-CoA C-acetyltransferase, with protein sequence MTTEAYVYDAIRTPRGRGKANGSLHGTKPVDLVVGLIDELRRRFPDLDPAAIDDIVLGVVSPLGDQGADIAKVAAISAGLPDTVAGVQENRWCASGLEAVNSAAAKVRAGWEDLVLAGGVESMSRVPMGSDGGAWFNDPMTNFETGFIPQGVSADLIATVEGFTRHDVDSYAARSQERAAEAWKDGRFDRSVVPVRDRNGLVVLDRDEHIRPGTTPETLAALKPSFATIGEAAGFDAVALQKYHWVEAIDHVHHAGNSSGIVDGAALVAIGSRAVGERYGLTPRARIVSAAVSGADPTIMLTGPAPASRKALAKAGLTIDDIDLVEINEAFAAVVLRYAKDMGLSLDKVNVNGGAIAMGHPLGATGAMILGTLVDELERRDLRYGLATLCVGGGMGIATIVERLG encoded by the coding sequence GTGACCACCGAAGCGTACGTATACGACGCGATCCGCACGCCGCGCGGGCGCGGCAAGGCCAACGGCTCACTGCACGGCACCAAGCCCGTCGACCTCGTCGTGGGCCTCATCGACGAGCTTCGACGGCGCTTCCCCGACCTCGACCCGGCGGCCATCGACGACATCGTGCTCGGCGTGGTGAGCCCGCTCGGCGACCAGGGCGCCGACATCGCCAAGGTCGCGGCGATCTCCGCCGGCCTGCCCGACACGGTCGCCGGCGTCCAGGAGAACCGCTGGTGCGCCTCCGGCCTGGAAGCGGTCAACTCGGCCGCGGCCAAGGTCCGTGCCGGCTGGGAGGACCTGGTGCTGGCCGGCGGCGTGGAGTCGATGTCACGGGTGCCCATGGGCTCCGACGGGGGCGCCTGGTTCAACGACCCGATGACCAACTTCGAGACCGGCTTCATCCCGCAGGGGGTCAGCGCCGACCTCATCGCCACCGTCGAGGGCTTCACCCGCCATGACGTGGACTCCTACGCCGCCCGCTCCCAGGAGCGCGCCGCCGAGGCGTGGAAGGACGGCCGCTTCGACCGCTCCGTGGTCCCGGTCCGCGACCGCAACGGCCTGGTCGTCCTCGACCGCGACGAGCACATCCGGCCGGGCACCACCCCCGAGACCCTGGCCGCCCTCAAGCCCTCCTTCGCCACCATCGGCGAGGCGGCCGGCTTCGACGCCGTGGCGCTGCAGAAGTACCACTGGGTCGAGGCGATCGACCACGTCCACCACGCGGGGAACTCCTCCGGCATCGTGGACGGCGCGGCCCTGGTGGCGATCGGCTCCCGCGCGGTCGGCGAGCGCTACGGACTCACCCCGCGGGCCCGCATCGTCTCCGCCGCCGTCTCCGGCGCCGACCCGACCATCATGCTCACCGGCCCCGCCCCCGCCTCCCGCAAGGCGCTCGCCAAGGCCGGGCTGACCATCGACGACATCGACCTCGTCGAGATCAACGAGGCGTTCGCGGCCGTCGTGCTGCGCTACGCCAAGGACATGGGCCTGAGCCTGGACAAGGTGAACGTCAACGGCGGCGCGATCGCTATGGGCCACCCGCTGGGCGCCACCGGAGCGATGATCCTCGGCACCCTGGTCGACGAACTGGAGCGCCGCGACCTGCGGTACGGGCTGGCCACGCTGTGTGTGGGCGGCGGCATGGGCATCGCCACCATCGTCGAGCGACTGGGGTGA
- a CDS encoding acyl-CoA dehydrogenase family protein, with product MKREIFTAEHDAFRETVRTFVAKEVLPHHERWEKDGVVDREAWLAAGRQGLLGPSVPEEYGGGGAADYRYGAVISEELARAGCSGLAIPLHNDIIGPYLTSLATEEQKRRWLPGFCSGEIITAIAMTEPGAGSDLQGIRTTATDRGDHWVLNGAKTFISNGILADLVIVVAKTTPEGGAKGLSLLVVERGMAGFERGRNLDKIGQKAQDTAELFFHDVIVPKTNLLGELHGGFVHLMTNLAQERLSIAVSAIAAAEHLLEITTRYVKEREAFGRPLAKLQHIRFEIAEMATECAVTRAFLDRCVTEHAAGGLDAVHASMAKWWATELQKRVADRCLQLHGGYGYMAEYPVAKAFTDGRIQTIYGGTTEIMKEIIGRSLLSD from the coding sequence ATGAAGCGCGAGATCTTCACCGCGGAGCACGACGCGTTCCGCGAGACCGTCCGCACCTTCGTCGCCAAGGAGGTGCTGCCCCACCACGAGCGGTGGGAGAAGGACGGCGTGGTCGACCGCGAGGCGTGGCTGGCCGCCGGCCGCCAGGGGCTGCTGGGGCCCTCGGTCCCCGAGGAGTACGGAGGGGGCGGCGCCGCGGACTACCGCTACGGGGCGGTGATCTCCGAGGAGCTGGCCCGCGCGGGCTGCTCGGGGCTGGCCATACCGCTGCACAACGACATCATCGGCCCGTACCTCACCTCGCTGGCCACCGAGGAGCAGAAGCGCCGCTGGCTGCCCGGCTTCTGCTCCGGCGAGATCATCACCGCCATCGCCATGACCGAGCCGGGTGCCGGCTCCGACCTCCAGGGGATCCGCACCACCGCCACCGACCGCGGCGACCACTGGGTGCTCAACGGCGCCAAGACCTTCATCTCCAACGGCATCCTCGCGGACCTGGTGATCGTGGTCGCCAAGACCACTCCGGAGGGCGGCGCGAAGGGGCTGAGCCTGCTGGTGGTCGAGCGCGGCATGGCGGGCTTCGAGCGCGGCCGCAACCTGGACAAGATCGGCCAGAAGGCGCAGGACACCGCCGAGCTGTTCTTCCACGACGTCATCGTGCCGAAGACCAACCTGCTGGGCGAGTTGCACGGCGGCTTCGTCCACCTGATGACCAACCTCGCCCAGGAGCGGCTCTCCATCGCGGTCTCCGCCATCGCCGCCGCCGAGCACCTGCTGGAGATCACCACGCGGTACGTCAAGGAGCGCGAGGCGTTCGGCCGGCCGCTGGCCAAGCTCCAGCACATCCGCTTCGAGATCGCCGAGATGGCCACCGAGTGCGCCGTCACCCGCGCCTTCCTCGACCGCTGCGTCACCGAGCACGCGGCCGGCGGTCTCGACGCCGTGCACGCCTCGATGGCCAAGTGGTGGGCGACCGAGCTGCAGAAGCGGGTCGCCGACCGCTGTCTGCAACTCCACGGCGGCTACGGCTACATGGCGGAGTACCCGGTCGCGAAGGCGTTCACGGACGGCCGCATCCAGACGATCTACGGCGGGACCACCGAGATCATGAAGGAGATCATCGGTCGGTCGCTGCTCTCCGACTGA
- a CDS encoding CaiB/BaiF CoA-transferase family protein, whose product MAAARQGHGPLAGVRVVELAGIGPGPFAAMLLADLGADVVRVDRPGGAGLRIDPAYDVTNRNKRSVLIDLKSEQGPAAVLDLAQRADVLIEGYRPGVAERLGVGPRECLERNPRLVYGRMTGWGQDGPLADTAGHDIGYIAITGALSMIGASADHPPAVPANLLGDYAGGSLYLVIGVLAALQHARTTGAGQVVDAAIVDGTAHLTAMIHGLLAAGGWQDRRGANLLDGGAPFYGTYETADGGYMAVGALERKFYAEFIELLGIADRVPAREDFDHWGELRSAIAARFKERTRAEWTEVFAGSDACVAPVLTLRETPDHPHLTARDTFVEHAGITQPAPAPRFSATPCAVRRPPARPGADTAEVAAEWGVPGLTVHPEPAHPEPDARPEPGQRDAAGPGRPKETEE is encoded by the coding sequence ATGGCGGCGGCACGGCAGGGGCACGGCCCGCTGGCCGGAGTGCGTGTGGTGGAGCTCGCGGGGATCGGGCCCGGCCCGTTCGCCGCGATGCTGCTGGCCGATCTCGGCGCCGATGTCGTCCGGGTCGACCGGCCCGGCGGCGCGGGGCTGCGCATCGACCCCGCGTACGACGTCACCAACCGCAACAAGCGCTCGGTCCTCATCGACCTCAAGTCCGAGCAGGGCCCCGCCGCCGTGCTCGACCTCGCCCAGCGCGCCGACGTCCTCATCGAGGGCTACCGCCCCGGCGTGGCCGAGCGGCTCGGAGTGGGGCCACGGGAGTGCCTGGAGCGCAATCCCCGGCTGGTCTACGGCCGGATGACCGGGTGGGGCCAGGACGGCCCGCTGGCCGACACCGCCGGCCATGACATCGGCTACATCGCCATCACCGGCGCGCTCTCCATGATCGGTGCCTCGGCCGACCACCCGCCCGCCGTCCCCGCCAACCTCCTGGGCGACTACGCGGGCGGCTCGCTCTACCTGGTCATCGGCGTCCTCGCCGCCCTCCAGCACGCCCGCACCACCGGCGCCGGACAGGTCGTCGACGCCGCCATCGTCGACGGCACCGCCCATCTCACGGCGATGATCCACGGCCTGCTGGCGGCCGGCGGCTGGCAGGACCGGCGCGGCGCCAACCTGCTGGACGGCGGCGCCCCGTTCTACGGCACCTACGAGACCGCCGACGGCGGCTATATGGCGGTCGGCGCCCTGGAGCGCAAGTTCTACGCCGAGTTCATCGAACTGCTGGGCATCGCCGACCGGGTGCCCGCCCGGGAGGACTTCGACCACTGGGGAGAGCTGCGCTCCGCCATCGCCGCCCGCTTCAAGGAGCGCACCCGCGCGGAGTGGACGGAGGTCTTCGCCGGGTCCGACGCCTGCGTGGCACCGGTGCTGACGCTGCGCGAGACGCCCGACCACCCGCACCTGACGGCCCGTGACACCTTCGTGGAACACGCCGGGATCACCCAGCCCGCACCCGCCCCGCGCTTCTCCGCCACGCCGTGCGCGGTGCGCCGGCCCCCGGCCCGGCCCGGCGCGGACACCGCGGAGGTGGCCGCCGAGTGGGGCGTCCCCGGCCTGACCGTCCACCCCGAGCCCGCCCACCCCGAACCCGACGCCCGTCCCGAGCCCGGGCAGCGGGACGCCGCCGGTCCCGGCCGGCCGAAGGAGACCGAGGAATGA
- a CDS encoding MmcQ/YjbR family DNA-binding protein, producing the protein MAAKNDPYAVREAVRAFALSLPGAVEEFPWGDSVVKVNKKIFVFLGDEEGERPPGVTMKLRDEAAHAHAMSAPGAAPTGYGLGKAGWVSIPLAERGAPRTELLCDWVEESYRTIAPKRLVAELDAS; encoded by the coding sequence ATGGCTGCGAAGAACGACCCCTACGCGGTGCGGGAGGCGGTGCGCGCCTTCGCGCTCTCGCTGCCCGGAGCCGTGGAGGAGTTCCCCTGGGGCGACAGCGTCGTCAAGGTCAACAAGAAGATCTTCGTCTTCCTGGGCGACGAGGAGGGGGAGCGCCCGCCCGGCGTCACGATGAAGCTCAGGGACGAGGCGGCGCACGCCCATGCGATGTCCGCGCCCGGGGCCGCGCCGACCGGCTATGGCCTGGGGAAGGCCGGCTGGGTCTCCATACCCCTCGCCGAGCGGGGCGCTCCGCGCACCGAGCTGCTGTGCGACTGGGTCGAGGAGAGCTACCGCACCATCGCCCCGAAGCGCCTCGTCGCCGAGTTGGACGCGAGCTGA
- a CDS encoding sialate:H+ symport family MFS transporter — protein MSPVSPEPDASGGVRWYREVSPRQWKAMFAAWVGYLLDGFDFVLITLVLTEIADEFDLSTASAASLVSGAFVTRWLGGALLGALGDRYGRKPAMIASILLYSLGTFACGFAWNYTSLFTARLLIGMGMAGEYSASATYVLESWPARLRNRASGFLISGYAGGTVLASELYTWVVPHWGWRWMFWIGVAPVLVALWVRRALPEAAEWSAETGGGAARPNPFRPLFTGRVRATANALLVAAASGALFCVFTPVGRGLVWPLSLAAAGCLVAFAAQLGGRRGWVLYVALMCTVFCAFLYSWPIQALLPTYLKSELGYAPSEVADVMFYAGFGTMAGCWLAGFTGDRFGTRRAYAGTLLASLAFVFPVFAVRHSLVGLGLSLFFLLALSQGISGILPKYLAGHFPTATRAASLGFVYNTGALGGAVAPVLGAHLAEGMSLGRALAVLTFGLTLVVIVLIGGDVPRRLARLAGQGPDHDTEGDRLTPERPLSVPPASVENAGRQ, from the coding sequence GTGTCCCCGGTATCCCCGGAGCCCGACGCCTCCGGGGGCGTGCGCTGGTACCGGGAGGTCTCCCCCCGCCAGTGGAAGGCGATGTTCGCGGCCTGGGTCGGTTATCTGCTCGACGGCTTCGACTTCGTGCTGATCACTCTGGTCCTGACCGAGATCGCCGACGAGTTCGACCTGTCCACCGCCTCCGCGGCCAGTCTGGTCTCCGGGGCCTTCGTCACCCGCTGGCTGGGCGGCGCCCTCCTCGGTGCCCTGGGGGACCGCTACGGCCGCAAGCCCGCGATGATCGCCTCCATCCTGCTCTACTCGCTGGGGACCTTCGCCTGCGGCTTCGCGTGGAACTACACCAGCCTGTTCACCGCGCGGCTGCTGATCGGCATGGGGATGGCGGGGGAGTACAGCGCGAGCGCCACCTACGTCCTGGAGAGCTGGCCCGCGCGGCTGCGCAACCGCGCCTCGGGCTTCCTGATCTCCGGGTACGCGGGCGGCACCGTCCTCGCCTCCGAGCTGTACACATGGGTGGTGCCGCACTGGGGCTGGCGCTGGATGTTCTGGATAGGCGTGGCCCCGGTGCTGGTCGCGCTGTGGGTGCGGCGCGCCCTGCCGGAGGCGGCGGAGTGGAGCGCCGAGACGGGCGGCGGGGCGGCCCGCCCCAACCCCTTCCGCCCGCTGTTCACCGGGCGGGTGCGGGCGACGGCCAACGCGCTGCTCGTCGCCGCCGCGAGCGGGGCGCTGTTCTGCGTCTTCACCCCGGTGGGCCGGGGCCTGGTGTGGCCGCTGTCGCTGGCGGCCGCCGGGTGTCTGGTCGCCTTCGCCGCCCAGCTGGGCGGCCGCCGCGGCTGGGTGTTGTACGTGGCGCTGATGTGCACCGTGTTCTGCGCGTTCCTCTACAGCTGGCCCATCCAGGCGTTGTTGCCGACCTACCTCAAGTCCGAGCTGGGGTACGCGCCGTCCGAGGTCGCCGACGTGATGTTCTACGCCGGGTTCGGGACCATGGCCGGCTGCTGGTTGGCCGGTTTCACCGGCGACCGGTTCGGCACCCGGCGCGCGTACGCCGGCACCCTGCTGGCCTCGCTCGCCTTCGTCTTCCCCGTCTTCGCGGTGCGGCACAGCCTGGTCGGGCTGGGCCTGTCGCTCTTCTTCCTGCTCGCCCTCAGCCAGGGCATCTCCGGCATCCTGCCGAAGTACCTCGCCGGGCACTTCCCCACCGCCACCCGCGCCGCGTCGCTGGGCTTCGTCTACAACACCGGCGCGCTCGGCGGCGCGGTGGCGCCGGTGCTCGGCGCTCACCTGGCCGAGGGGATGTCGCTCGGTCGGGCGCTGGCGGTGCTCACCTTCGGGCTGACCCTGGTGGTGATCGTGCTGATCGGGGGCGATGTGCCGCGCCGGCTGGCCCGACTGGCCGGCCAGGGGCCCGACCACGACACCGAGGGCGACCGGCTGACGCCCGAGCGGCCGTTGTCAGTGCCTCCGGCTAGCGTGGAGAACGCCGGTCGGCAGTAG